TTTTAGCGGTGTTAACAGTAGATGCCTCTGCTCACATCGAATATGCTAGCTTTGAATGGTATAAGGTGATTCCGTATATTTTTGTTATTGTCTTTGCGTTAATTGGTTTGAATGTCTTTGCTGTATTAGCGAGTGGCATCGGTTTAGCTGGGATGATCGGCTTCATCGATGGTAGCTATTCAATTATGGAATTTGTGCAAGCGATTGGCACAGGAATGAGCAACATGTTTGAAATGGCGTTTTTAGCGATTTTAATCGGTGGGATGGTTGAAGTTATTCGTCATAATGGTGGGATTGATTTCATCGTCCATCTAGCAACTCGCAAAATCAAATCAAAAAAAGATGCGGAATTTGCGATGGCTGGACTTGTGGGTTTAACAGACCTCTCAACAGCAAATAATACAATCGCCATTATGATTGCAGGCCCTTTAGCTAAAAATATTGCCGAGAAGTATGAGATCGAACCGCGCAAATCAGCAAGTATCGTTGATATTTTCTCATGTGTTGTACAAGGGATTATCCCATACGGTGCACAGTTCTTAGTCGCAGCAAGTGTTGCAGGCATCTCCCCTATTTTAATGATGCAGCATTCGTATTACTCGATTTTAGTTGGGGTATGTGGTGTGATTGCAATTTTAATCGGTTATCCTAAGGCAAAAACGCAGAAATAATAATAGATTCCGTAAACGAGTGAAAGCTTGTTTGCGGATTTTTTTATTTCCTAAAATTTTTTTGAACTTTTCTGAACGCTCATTTGTATAGTTAGTAAATAGACAAAATTGGGGGTTTTTACATGTTGCAATTACACGAAGTAAATAAGGCCTATGCGTCACATTCAGTACTCCAAAATGTATCCATTACATTCGAGTTGGGGCAATGTTATTTGTTGCTGGGTGAAAACGGTGCTGGTAAATCGACATTATTTAAATGC
The sequence above is a segment of the Solibacillus sp. FSL H8-0523 genome. Coding sequences within it:
- a CDS encoding Na+/H+ antiporter NhaC family protein, whose protein sequence is MKETVMQKGNPWALVPFVVFLILFIGSGIVLDDFYAFPVIVAITIASVVAIVMNRKEPFAKKIDIFTKGAGNPNVMLMVLIFLLAGAFSETAKGMGAIDATVNFALSVIPQNLLVVGLFVIACFISLAMGTSVGTIVALAPIGLGIAEQTDISIPLLMATVIGGAMFGDNLSFISDTTIASVRSQGAEMKDKFKVNFFIVLPAAIVTCIILAVLTVDASAHIEYASFEWYKVIPYIFVIVFALIGLNVFAVLASGIGLAGMIGFIDGSYSIMEFVQAIGTGMSNMFEMAFLAILIGGMVEVIRHNGGIDFIVHLATRKIKSKKDAEFAMAGLVGLTDLSTANNTIAIMIAGPLAKNIAEKYEIEPRKSASIVDIFSCVVQGIIPYGAQFLVAASVAGISPILMMQHSYYSILVGVCGVIAILIGYPKAKTQK